The Haloplanus sp. CK5-1 genome segment GCGCGTCGTCTTGGAACTCCGGCTTCCGGAACTTCTCGTGGTCGCCAACCAGCACCCGCTCTATCTCTTCCGGGTCGGTGAGGACGTACGTCTCCATCGGTCCGAGGTCGACCCGCACCACGTCGCCGTACGCCGCCTCGCAGGCGGTCAGAAAGCCGAACGGGTCCTTCGCGTACTGCCTGCTGTTGCCGAACAGCGGCTCCCCACTGGGACCGGGTGGCCGCGACCGAGGCTTCTGGGGCATCGCGGGCCGTTAGGACGGAACCGACATAAGGACGTGGCCGCTCACCCCTCGCGCTCGGCGACGAACCAGTAGTCGTAGGGCCGGTCGTCGTCGAGATACGACGCGACCGAGAGCCGAACGCGGTAGGGACCCGCCGGCGACCCCTCGACCACCGACGCGCGCTCGTCGATCCGCATCCCGCGAACGGCCGTCCGGTTTTCGTACGTCGCCGTCACGTTCGTCACGACGAGGGCGTGCCCGGCGTCGAACCGACCGGGCGCGGTGACTCGGTCCAGTGAGCGCTCGCCGTCGACCTCGGTCAGGCCGAGGGTGATCGGCGCCGACCGGTGACAGTCGCCGCTCGGCGGTCGGATGGGCGTCACCGTCGGCTTGTACGGCCCGGAGAACGTCTCCCGCCAGCACGGCCCCATATCGTCGCGTCGCTCGACGAAGACGACTTGGAAGGTGACGGTGACGGATTCGACGTCGTCGGGCACCGTTCCCGCGCGGACGACGTACTCGACGCCGACGGGGTCGGGTGTGGTCGTCGGCGGGGGCGTGGCCGTCGGTGTCTCCGTGGCCTGTGGGGAGGGGGTGGGTGTGGCTTCGGGTGCCAGCCCCGCACAGCCGGCACCGAACAGTACGAGGACCACGACGATGGCGTGTGTGCCTCGTCGCATACGAGGATCGAACGGCGACAGCAGAAAATGCGTTTCGGAGACCCTAGGGCGTCGGCGGGTCGCCGTCGTAGGCGTCGAGGTCGGCGTAGAAGTTCAGCATCGCGAACTGTAGTTTCTCCGGAGCGACGTCGATGAGTTCGTCGCGCTCCTCCGGCGGGAACGAGTCGCGGACCCCGTACTTCCCCATGTCGCGGGCGGCGCGCGTGTAACGCTTGTCGAGGAGGACGCGCACGCCGAAGTCCTCGGGCGAGCGAATCACCCGTCCCAGTGCCTGTCGTGTCTTGCGGATCGTCGGAATCTCGACGGCGTACCGCCAGCCTGCGTCCGAGGTTCGGTCGCCGTACTCCCGGTCGTAGGCGTCCTGCACCGCCTCGAGACGCGCCGAGAGGTTTGGGTAGGGCACGCCGACGACGACGACGGTTCTGGCGTCGTCGCCGTCGAAGCTCACCCCCTCGCCGAGCGTGCCCCACAGCGACGTGAACAGGGCGGCGCCGTCGGCGTCGACGAACCGCTGGCGGAGCGCCTCGGTCGGCGTCCCAGCCTCGTCGAGGTAGGTGTCCGAGAGGCTCAGGCGGTCGTGGTATCGCTCGGCCTCCGCGTACGAGGGGAAGAAGACGAGCGTGTTGCCCGGCGTCACGCCGACGACGCCGGCGAGCGTCTCCGCGACCGTCGCCTGCGTTTTGGGGTCGTCGCGGTCGCTCGCGAACAGTGCCGGCCCCTCGACGGCGTAGGTCCGTCGGCGCTCCTCGGGGTACTCCAACCCGTAGGCGAGCGTCGCCGGCGACTCCAGTCCGAGGACGTCCGAGAGCACGTCGAACGGACGAAGCGTCGCGCTCATCAGCACGCTCGCGGCCACCTCGTCGAACAGCCCTTCGGTCACCTCCCGCGGGATCGCCGTGTACAGTTCCGCGCGGCCGTACACCTCGTCGGTCCCACGGTCGCGCCGCACCGCCGCCATCGGGTGACGGCCGCTGTCCGTCCCCTTTCCCATCCAGTCGGCGACGAACCCCGCCGCCTGGAGCGTCGACGACTCCTTTCGTGTCGTCGTCTCGCCGCGGCGGTACGCTTCCTCGTGGGCCTCGTCGATCGCCTCGCCCAACTGGAGCGCGAGGTCGATCTCGGCGTCGATCCCGTCGCCCTCGTAGGCGTCGAGGAAGCCGAGCGTCAGGTCGTCCCGGCGGTCGTCGTTGGCGATGTCGAGGTCGTGCCACTCCTCGCCGACCTGTTCGCGCTCCCCGAAGCCGAGTGCGTCGTCGACGGCTCTCTCCAGTCCCGTCAGGAACGCTTCGATCACGTTCCGCGCACTCTCGGCCCGCGAGTCGTCGGCGTCGTCGAGTTCCGCGAGTGCCCCCTCCAGCGTCCGCGCCGAGAGCGTCCGCGTGGCGTGTTCGCGGGCCGCCGACTCGATGTTGTGGGCCTCGTCGAAGACGGTGATCACCTCCGAGGGATCGCGGTCCAGCCACCGGAAGAAGTGCTCGCGGATCGACGGGTCGAGGAGGTGGTGGTAGTTACACACGACGAGGTCGATCCCCTCCATCCCCTCTTTCAGGAGTTCGTAGCCACAGAGCCCCCGTTCGTCGGCGTAGGCGTAGATCTCTTCGGGTGTGCGTACGTCCTCGAACAGCCACTCCCGAAACTCGTCGGTGTTCCGGGTGAGGTTCGCGCGGTAGTGTTCGCAGACGTTCGCCGCCTCGAGCTCCTCGATCTCCTCCTCCAGCCCTTCGAGTTCGTCGACGACGGCCGTCCGGGCCTCGGCGGCCTCCTCCTCGCCCGCCCGTACGTCGTCGAGGAGGGCGTCGCTCCGCTCGGCGAGTTCCTTGCGGTCCCGTTCGGCCTCGACCAGCGAGCGGGTGGTCTCCTTGAGGCTCCGACACTCCTCGTACCCCACGTCGAGGTGACACATCGACGCCTTCCCCTTGAACACGACCGCCTGGATGGGTTCCTCGCGTGCGATGGCGCGGGCGTCCTCGACGAACTGGCGCATCTGCTGGTGGACGTTCGTCGTGATGACCACCGTCCGGTCCTCGTCGCGGGCGTGTGCGAGGGCGGGTACGAGCGCCGACAGCGTCTTGCCCGTCCCCGGTGCGCCCTCCATCAGTACGTCCTGCCCGCGGGCCAGCGAGTTGGCGATCCGATCCATCGCCCCCCGCTGGTTCGGGTACGGTTCGTCGTAGGGGAAGAACCGCTCGTGTCCCGCCGTGTCTGCCACGGGGATCAGTTGCGCGTGCCCGAAGTAAAACCCTCTGGCGTCCGGCGTCGTTGGCCGCCCCATAGACCGCACGGAGCGTGGATTTCCCCGACTACGGCGCTCCGAAGCCTCCGCCTACCGACACCGCCGGAGCCGAATCGCCGCGTCCGCCGTGTTCGTCGCTGTCGACCGCGCTCAGAGCGCGTCGGCCGTCGCGGCGTAGACGCCGCCGAGGACGCCG includes the following:
- a CDS encoding ATP-dependent DNA helicase, which produces MADTAGHERFFPYDEPYPNQRGAMDRIANSLARGQDVLMEGAPGTGKTLSALVPALAHARDEDRTVVITTNVHQQMRQFVEDARAIAREEPIQAVVFKGKASMCHLDVGYEECRSLKETTRSLVEAERDRKELAERSDALLDDVRAGEEEAAEARTAVVDELEGLEEEIEELEAANVCEHYRANLTRNTDEFREWLFEDVRTPEEIYAYADERGLCGYELLKEGMEGIDLVVCNYHHLLDPSIREHFFRWLDRDPSEVITVFDEAHNIESAAREHATRTLSARTLEGALAELDDADDSRAESARNVIEAFLTGLERAVDDALGFGEREQVGEEWHDLDIANDDRRDDLTLGFLDAYEGDGIDAEIDLALQLGEAIDEAHEEAYRRGETTTRKESSTLQAAGFVADWMGKGTDSGRHPMAAVRRDRGTDEVYGRAELYTAIPREVTEGLFDEVAASVLMSATLRPFDVLSDVLGLESPATLAYGLEYPEERRRTYAVEGPALFASDRDDPKTQATVAETLAGVVGVTPGNTLVFFPSYAEAERYHDRLSLSDTYLDEAGTPTEALRQRFVDADGAALFTSLWGTLGEGVSFDGDDARTVVVVGVPYPNLSARLEAVQDAYDREYGDRTSDAGWRYAVEIPTIRKTRQALGRVIRSPEDFGVRVLLDKRYTRAARDMGKYGVRDSFPPEERDELIDVAPEKLQFAMLNFYADLDAYDGDPPTP